GCCGTCCATGAACAGCCTGGCCACCGCCCCCTCGGGCACACTCGACACTCGATCCAGGACGGCCTGTTGCAGCTCGCGGGGCCCGAGCCCGAGCGCCTCCACCGTCTCCAAGGTGACGAGCGCTCGCTGGCTCTCGACGGGCACATGGCGGCACTCACCCGAGTCGGTGTCGAGCAGGACGATCCCCTTTGGCCGCTGCGGATCGTCGGCGAACGAAAACGTCTCGGTCGATCCGGCGTACCACATGCCCGGTCGCACCGTGGTGTGGATATGAAAGTGGCCGAGCAGCACCAGGTCGGCCCGGATGCGCCCGGCGTCGACCTCGATCTCGTTGATGTCGGCGTACCGGGGCTCGACCTGGGACACGCGGGGATGGGTGAGCAGCAGGTTGGTCCGGTCCAAGCTGCGCTCGGCGTGGGCCCGGTCAAGTGCCTCGAGGGTCGCGTCCAGCGTGAGCATCTGGGGCACGGCGTGGACCACCAGGCCGGGGAGCTCGAAGCGCTCGTAGGCGAGCCGGTGGGCGAAATGCATGCCATCGAAGGCGTCGGCCAGGGCCGAGTACGGGCTCCCCGTTCCCGGTAGCCGAGGGGTGTCGTGGTTCCCCGTGATGACCACTGCGGCGATCCCGTGCTCACGGATCCTGGCCAACCCCCGCTGGGCCACCCGGAACGAGCGGTACGTCGGGCGCGGATGGTCGAACACGTCACCCAGCCAGACGATCAGGTCCGGCTCCTCGGCAAGGGCGACGTCGATGGCGGCCTCGAACGCCAGCTCGAAATCCCGCTCGCGCTGGTTGACTCCCTCGGGCGTCGTCACCGGGTAGTACGAGCGCCCAAGATGGGCGTCGCCGACCGCTGCCACCCGCATGATCAGTCCACCAAGGCGGCGACGTTGGCCGCGGCGGAGAACCGGGGAGCAGGCGCCGGGTCACAGGCGCGCACGGCGTCGTCATAGAGATGCACCGTGGCCGGGACGGCGAAGGGCGCCTCCAGGTTCACCAGCAGGCACTCGCCCGGCATGAGGGTCTGTATCTCGGGTCCGAGGCCGGAGAGGTCCTGCTTGGAGGAGGCCCGGAGGATGTTGCGGTCCTTCTCGTCGGCGAGACCGAGCACGAAGAACGTGTTGAACTGGCTCAACAGCTCGTCGTCGAGCAGCTTCGGCTGCTGGGTGATGGCGCAGAGGCCGACCTTGAACTTGCGTCCCTCCCGGGCCAGTCGGGGGAACACGTTGGACTCGCGATCCTTGGTGGACCTGAGGACCCGCTGCGCCTCCTCGAGCACGACGGTCACCACTGGCAGCCGCTCGTGGTCCTCGGGATCGTCGAGATACGCGGTCGACCACTCGTCCATCACACGGCGGGCGAGGAAGGAGGCGACGAGAACCTCCTCGGTCGACCCGAGCCCGCTCACGTCGACGAGCACCACCCGACCGCTGCGAAGGTCTCGCAGCACGGCCGCGCCTACCGACACGGCAGGGTCGGTCGCCACACACGGCAGGTCGACGATGCGGCGCGCCCGGCGGTGCACGACCTGGAGCGTGTTGAGCGCCACCCGGCCGTTCAGCTCGACGTCACGGAAGCCGGCCAGGTCGTCCAGGTGCGCGAACTCCAGCAACCACGAGAGACCGTCGGCCCGGTAGAAGCGCTCCAGCTCGAACAGCGCCTCCTCCTGGCTACGGGACCAGTCGTACGCGGTGCGGAGGTCGTCGACGCTCAACTCGGCGAGGCTCACCCGGAGGCTCGTCGTGCCCGGCAGCGACCGAGCTGCGTAGGTGCGCAACGCCTCGGACGCCCAGGGGTGGCGACCCAACGCCGACCGATACTCACCATGGGGATCGACGAGCAGGAGCCCGTA
The nucleotide sequence above comes from Acidimicrobiales bacterium. Encoded proteins:
- a CDS encoding ATP-binding protein, encoding MAGPRGRLFGKNVLEGIFRAAPDEDLFLGEILVGIDDTTGRRYLFRIVDVTYGTEHREPGWAERVAGTLLADDVIGSADSHPLYDRGRRTYRVAECRCLGYVTPDGRSFRKPKSLPTQFSRVVAPEPADFAFLRSRMGDLAIGQLRSGETEVDVEVGISGASLASHVGIFATTGMGKSNLMQVLAGAVMRRQGRYGLLLVDPHGEYRSALGRHPWASEALRTYAARSLPGTTSLRVSLAELSVDDLRTAYDWSRSQEEALFELERFYRADGLSWLLEFAHLDDLAGFRDVELNGRVALNTLQVVHRRARRIVDLPCVATDPAVSVGAAVLRDLRSGRVVLVDVSGLGSTEEVLVASFLARRVMDEWSTAYLDDPEDHERLPVVTVVLEEAQRVLRSTKDRESNVFPRLAREGRKFKVGLCAITQQPKLLDDELLSQFNTFFVLGLADEKDRNILRASSKQDLSGLGPEIQTLMPGECLLVNLEAPFAVPATVHLYDDAVRACDPAPAPRFSAAANVAALVD
- a CDS encoding DNA repair exonuclease, coding for MRVAAVGDAHLGRSYYPVTTPEGVNQRERDFELAFEAAIDVALAEEPDLIVWLGDVFDHPRPTYRSFRVAQRGLARIREHGIAAVVITGNHDTPRLPGTGSPYSALADAFDGMHFAHRLAYERFELPGLVVHAVPQMLTLDATLEALDRAHAERSLDRTNLLLTHPRVSQVEPRYADINEIEVDAGRIRADLVLLGHFHIHTTVRPGMWYAGSTETFSFADDPQRPKGIVLLDTDSGECRHVPVESQRALVTLETVEALGLGPRELQQAVLDRVSSVPEGAVARLFMDGVDPEAYRLLDTDSVREAHRGALWCKLEPRFAGVSAEVEAVELDSMPARWARYIAGQDLTGFDRERIDRGGAEYLARAVEEAGA